gttaatgCCACTCTATTTCACTGGCAAactagtaacaactgctgatgtttttaGGTCTAggttatgcatttttccccttcataatTTAGTAACCTGAGGTTTATAAAGTCATATTTTGTCTGccataattatgcttttttggGTACAGACtcttacagaataaatatactTTTGAGTCCAGTATAATcctttgaaattattttgattCTCAATCTctttaagatattttatttccccagaTTTTCATGCAATGGAGTCAGActtgaacagtaattttacaggtacAGACAAACTTATCCAAGAGCTATTTAAAAttagagaactttaaaatgattatttttagatattttgagattcatcccatgttttgttttttgttttcttgtgttctttttgttccacaCTAGCTTACATAGAAAgtgtgtcaaattttaatttaaggatataatttgtattttaaatttcctgatgagtttgagaccaAAGTGCAAAGGTTAACTTTACAATTgatgaaaaatgagacagctgacactgaccttgcagacagagagaaacaaaacacactcttgcaatgaagaagcagcttacactcacagacagacagacagacagaagcctCATACTAGTTTTCTGCTTAATTTGACATTTAACTCTAGGTGCATTAAAACAGGTTCACGtttggtggattgaatccacttagTAAATTAGTAAATTAGCAGTATATTACAATTGTAAGCTcattttctcaggctgataaacaaaataaaagatttataactAAAAGCCACTGAATAAATAGATCTTTAGAATATTTGTGGGCACtttgatgtcctgtcttagtttgtgtaaatttaattattgacccacaagaccagcagttcatggtattttgtttaatggacagggaaaaattggaactttctttactggactttttccacaggtacctgagatcttacctgagacattatgcgcctttcacaggaaactaaccaggatgacggccataTGTGAACAGATGTTGTCTAAAGAGGTGTAGAGATACATCTCTAGTGACGAGTTGCTGACTACTGTGGTTTGAATATCCATGGCTTTGAATATGAGCAGGCTATactgaaggctgaaagaaggctgcaCATATAACTTTACCTGTGCACTGATCCggtgatcatttctttatgtttgcagtaagattttcatcgACTGGAAGTGGATTTGACCCTGAAGGGATTCAATCCACATTTATTAATGAATTTGAGGCAAATTATTAGATAATAACTGTTTTATGtcactgtttgtcatgtgggccaatttatatgcagaatttactttggactgattaaatttaaatgctaatccacttcactaAACAATATTGACATACCAAAGACTAATGCTtgctttccttttgtttttcaggccataataaaatatagaaagtaggtacacccattataaatatgacattattaaacCCTGTCTAAATTTACAATCACAATAGTTTAAGATTAGTTTCCATAAAaatcctcttctggctcttaacatcagtgcagtcctggctgaccaccccaggtcaggctggtgaagttgacCTCAGAAATGTCTGAGGTCAAAAGGGGGATTGAAGTTCGTGGTATATGTGTCCCATTAccttatgtacatttatttccctgagaaatttgtcttagactggaagataaacataacaGAAGCTTATCATGTTTAGTGTCATcaggaactttgtgttctcactGGGCCACggaccacactgatggagactacacaatgatagaaatggaggtCACCCTGCTGtagaaattctctgttttccacattttgttttgtataatgatgtaaccaagatagaTAAGctttgactatatgaaactgtaagctgaaaaagaatgtgccagtacttcatgtcatACCCACTAGCATGGCATGTACtcctgacccagattaatctgtaaaagtgtttgaaatggcttaattaaatttaataattggactccttattccgttgttgaGTGTCATTCCTGTTAATGAACGAACACGTAGAAACCTGGGAGGAATAAACTGGTAGCAGGTTTCTTCAATGTGCATGTGGAACCTGTGGGCAATGGATAAGATTTTATGGGACTCAAGTCCTCTGATTTCTGTTTATACTGCAGATACTTTGTCCCTGTGGATTCAGTAATACACTGGCTGATACACAGTCTCACCACAGTTGTTGGTGTCTTATTTTCTAAACTTTTCTGGGTAAATAGTTGTAAACACTGACTAGCACTCAGATTACTTGGATCACAACATCTTGGCCTAGATATTTGCCTTTTGCACTGCCTGAAAacaattgccccccccccccccccccccctcaaaaaaaaaggctaaggCAGACTGGTTTAACTACCTAAAGTAAGCTGCCTGGCTCAGCATCTTTTCTGACCTTCTACAATGAATAATCTAAGCCACCCTCCCAGTTTGAAGTGTTGGAAGTCAAGAGTCACACAGCCATgtcatgataaaaataaaagttttaaatgtttcaataaaaaacaccatgttcagtaaatgtaatgttttaccAAATCAGGTGCATCATAATATCGCAGTTAACAAAAGGATAAAACTCCTTGAGGAAATCTACAAATGGCATTATGGACCAATCCACCACAGTTGAACAACTTACATCTGGGTACAGACATCTACAAAGTGTACCATACAAAGTTGATCCAGTGTGTCAAAATCTGAAGACAAATGTTGCCATTTAAGAGTAGACACTTCATAAAACGACAGAATTAGTAACATTGGAGACTGGATAGTTGAAATGCAGATCAACATATTAACAGTACATGAACTAGTTGAATTTATTAAGTTACAAACGCTGTCCAGCCTTAGCAGCACTACTCTGCAGTGTCCATGTGCTTTAGTTCGTTTTAGTCACCAACAAAGGGGGAATGATATGACATGGGTTACAAAACAGTGTTACAAAAGCCAATCCCTTCTAAAGATGAGGGGAAAAGGCATACCCTGCCATGACCAGCTCATAACTACCAAGGATGTCACACCTTGTTGTGTTTTAAGTTGACCAGTCAACTTTAAGCCATTAAAAATGTGGGTTAAAATCATCTCAGTGGaaggagagggggaaaaaaaaaaaaaaaaaaaaaacatacagtactAGTTTAAAAGAAATTAGGGAGGGCAGGTGAAGTCAGTCCATGAGTTGTGGATTTAGTAATCCACAGgttcctctccttcctcactCAGCAAACAGGTGCGGATCAGGGCCTCGGTCACACCGTACGGGTCACAGTTGGCTGATGGGCGGCGGTCTTCAAAGTAGCCTCTCTTCTCCTGGCCAACATTACGGGGAATGCGAATGCTGGCACCACGGTTGGCCACACCTGCAGAGAATTCATTGATGTTTGACGTTTCGTGGCGGCCAGTGAGACGGCGGGCATTGTCGAGCCCCCCTTTGGGGTCATAGGCACGAATGTGGTAGCTGTGCCTCTTTGCAAGCTTCTCAATGGAATCCTCAATGGCTCTGAAAGCAAGAATGATAAGAGTTGCatcagaaatttaaaaataacttacccaattaaaaaaaataaatatataaaagacCTGAACTGTCAGAAACAACTCCATGAAGCTTTTGCCACTCACTTTAATCCACCGTCTTCCCTCATCTCTTTCGTGCTGAAGTTTGTATGGCAGCCAGCCCCGTTCCAGTTTCCAGGGATTGGCTTGGGATCAAATGAGGCAACGACGCCAAAATCTTCACAGACACGATGCAGGATGAAGCGCGCTATCCACAAATGATCGCCCATGTCAATCCCTTCGCAAGGTCCAACCTGGAACTCCCACTGTACACAGAAAGGCAGTTCATCATTATAAGTGATGCTTTTAATAGAATAGAAcacctttatttgtcattatacagagcATACAGTGAGATTGGAAACTGCCTgttaaaaccataaaaaaacaaacaaaaaacacaccagATTACAAACCCAAATTCATGTTTGGCTTCTATAATTACCTGAGCAGGCATTACTTCTGCATTCGTGCCACAAATCTGGACTCCAGCATACAAACAAGCTCTGTAATGGGCCTCGACTATATCCCTGCCATAGGCCTTGTCAGCTCCAACACCACAGTAGTACGGACCTGCAAATATGCAAAGTGTTATGCCACCCAGGCAATGATCCAGGCATCCGTGCACATTAAGACATTGAAAAAGTTTCTTACCCTGTGGTCCAGGGAAACCATTAGACGGCCAGCCAAATGGGTGCCCATCCGTGCCCAGGATGGTGTACTCCTGCTCCATGCCAAACCAAGGATGCTGGTCCGCAACCATATCCATCACTTTCTTACATGTGAGCCGAAGGTTGGTTTCTGCAGAGACCAACATGGCAAATTACACACAACCTCCTAATAGCTCTCCAGGCATCCAAGCAGTTTGGCCTCAAACAGTGAAAGATAATTTTAGGCCCTCTGAGCTGTAATTGTAACATTCCCTCAACtccattaagaaaaaaaaaaaaaaaaaaaaaaggggggggggggggggggggggggtccacaaAAATTGCAAAAGaattcttcagttttgtttttattgcacatttttttgCCATAATCTATAATATTGTACTTTTGGCAAGCTATGCTCAAATTTATCCTCAAGAGAATGAATGGTGTTGACATCTTGATCAAAGCAGCTGATTAGAGATGCTGAAGCAGTCTGCTGGTGTCCTGATCCTCTCTCCTTTAACGTTATGCCCCGCCCACTTTTACCCTTTGGACAATCAAATCACCATTTCATTTGTGGCTTCCTAGCGTTACCTAATGCCATAAGAGTTATCGGATGCTTTCAGATTTTATATGTAATCCTTAAATTCTAATCGTTTTAAAGCGATCGCTCCTTTTAAGTTGTCCCATTTATGATACATGCTATATGTACACGCAaatgacccccccccacacacacacatacatacataaaaacTAACAAATCAACAGCAGCTTTGTTTACCTGCAGGTTTGCGGTTGTACTTCAGGACTTCACACAGAACCAGTTTGTTGGGGTCTTTGCGGAATGGATCGCGGAACATGGCTGCGGGGATCAGATACATGTCGCTGTTGGACCCTTCGGACTGGTAGGTACTGGAGCCATCAAAGTTCCACTCAGGGAGATCTAGAAGAATAGGAGAACAGCGTGATAGCCTGTACAACTTAAGAGCAGCAGAACATCTCTGGCTGCGTCTGCTTCAGGAAGATTCTGCTTACCTTCGATGCTTTTGGGCTCAAAATCAAGCGTCCTGGTTTTGCAGCGGAGCCCCTCTCCGGTTCCGTCGATCCAAATATACATGGCCTGGACTTTATCCCCCTGGGGGAGCTCCATGTACTGCTGCTTGACAGCTTTACTCAAGCTGGCGCTGGCGGACATAGCCATCTTATTTGCTACTATAATACACCTGAGgatgaggggagaggagaggaggagagcatGTATGAGATCGCGCTGCGCTCTCGAGCACATGTTGCATAACCTGGTTTGGGGgcgcaaaaaacaaaacaaaaaaaaagcaccgtTGTTTTGGGAGGAGGGGGGGTTCTTCCAGAAGGGGGAAGGGATGAAAAACACATCGAGGACGTAAAAAGAGGGCACATTTCCAGCATTTCCCTCCTTTCTTTGCTTTGGCCACAAAAAAAAGCGTTTTTTCCACCATCTGTGCTGACTAATAAGATTACATTTAACGACGCAGATTGCCAGCTCACAACGGCTGGCTCGTAGAAAACACACGGAGATAAACAGGTTCCGCTAAACACACCTCTATTGCGCATCCTGGTGTTGCGATCACGGTTACTATAGCAGTAGCGACAGTGAGGCAATGTTTCATCATTCGCTTCCTGGTTCATATACATTACCTGCTGCCTACACCTGAAATCCACATGTAAACATTAGGAAACATCAATTAAAACATGCATATAAACTAAACAAGGAAAGGTAAAATCTCAGGTTAAGTAAGAAATCGTTGCACAAAGTCCGGAACAATAGAAAGTCTGATACAATGAGCTGCGCTCCTGCGTGGCCTGACCTGACCTGACACGAAATTGAACCGATACCAGCgtagagaaaaataaagagaaattacctggagagagaagaaaattgaaataaaaactaaaggaCT
This portion of the Archocentrus centrarchus isolate MPI-CPG fArcCen1 chromosome 17, fArcCen1, whole genome shotgun sequence genome encodes:
- the glula gene encoding glutamate-ammonia ligase (glutamine synthase) a, with product MAMSASASLSKAVKQQYMELPQGDKVQAMYIWIDGTGEGLRCKTRTLDFEPKSIEDLPEWNFDGSSTYQSEGSNSDMYLIPAAMFRDPFRKDPNKLVLCEVLKYNRKPAETNLRLTCKKVMDMVADQHPWFGMEQEYTILGTDGHPFGWPSNGFPGPQGPYYCGVGADKAYGRDIVEAHYRACLYAGVQICGTNAEVMPAQWEFQVGPCEGIDMGDHLWIARFILHRVCEDFGVVASFDPKPIPGNWNGAGCHTNFSTKEMREDGGLKAIEDSIEKLAKRHSYHIRAYDPKGGLDNARRLTGRHETSNINEFSAGVANRGASIRIPRNVGQEKRGYFEDRRPSANCDPYGVTEALIRTCLLSEEGEEPVDY